GTCGTACCTCTCCTCGTCGTCGCCCACGCAGGCCGTCGCGTTCGACGACGTGACGGTCCGTCCGCTCACGACAGCGGCATCGCCGGTGCCGACCCCGACCCCGACCCCGACCCCGACCCCGACCCCGACCCCGACGCCGACGCCGACTCCGACGCCGACCCCCACCGCCCCCGCGCCGACCTCGTCCGACCCGGAGCAGACCGTGCCCCGCGGCGACGCGCGGCCCGGGACGGGATCCGGCTCCGCCGCGGTCGGCACCACGACCTACCCGGCACCCGCCGACGGCGTCTACGTGTCGCCCACCGGCTCGAACACCGGCGCCGGCACGAAGGCGTCGCCGTACGCGAGCATCCAGAAGGCCGTCGACGCGGCGCCGTCGGGGCGCACGATCGTCGTCCGCGCCGGCACCTACCGCGAGACCGTCGTGATGCCCGCCGGCAAGGCGCTCACGCTGCAGTCGTACCCGGGCGAGGCGGTGTGGCTCGACGGCAGCCGCACGCTGACCTCGTGGACCGCATCGGGATCCATCCGGTACGCCTCCGGCTGGGACGTGACCTTCGACGCGAGCCCCACCTACACGCGCGGCGCCCCCGACGGCACGCGGGAGGGCTGGGCGTTCGTGGACCCGGCACGTCCGATGGCCGCGCACCCCGACCAGGTCTGGATCGGCCAGGCGGCGCAGCGGCAGGTCGCGTCGCTCGCCCAGGTGACCGCGGGCACGTTCTTCGTCGACACCGCCGCCGACCGCCTCTACCTCGGCTCGGATCCGGGCAGCCAGACCGTGCGCGCCAGCGACCGCGTGAGCGCCCTCGCCGTGCGCGGCGACGGCAGCACCGTGCGCGGCATCGGCGTCCGCCGCTACGCGCCGTCGGTGCCGGACATGGGCGCGGTCGTCGTCACGGGACGGAACGTGACCCTCGCGGACGTCGCGATCACCGACAACGCGACCACGGGCCTCTCGGTCCAGTCCACGGACGTGACCCTCCGGGCGGTGACCTCGGCGCGCAACGGCATGCTCGGGATCCACGCGAACTACGCCGACCGGCTCCGCGCCTCCCAGCTCCTGGTCGCGGACGACAACACCGAGGGCTTCAACCGGGCCCCCGTCTCGGGCGGGTTCAAGATCACCCGTAGCCGCGACGTGGACGTGATCGACAGCGCGTTCCTCCGCAGCGCCGGCAACGGCCTCTGGTTCGACGAGTCGATCTACGACGCGACGGTGGCGGGGAACGACGTGCTGGCGAACACGGGCAACGGCGTCGTGTTCGAGCTCTCCGCGCAGCTCGCGTTCGTCGACAACGTCGCGGCGGGCAACGGAGCCGCCGGCCTCTGGATCGACGACTCCGGCCACGCGCAGGTCTGGGCCAACACCTTCTCCGGCAACAGGCGCGACGTCGACATCGCGCAGGGCACCCGCCGCGCGGCGAACCTGGGGGAGGCGGGCCACGATCCGCGGCAGCAGCTGCCGGACCCGACGGTCACGTGGATCGTCACCGACATCCAGGTCGCGGACAACGTGATGCAGGGCAGCACGGGCAACGCGCTGCTCGCGGTGGAGGACCACTCGCACGAGCGCTCCGCCACGCAGATGGGGATCACGACCGCGGGCAACGTCTACCAGCGCGACGTCGCCTCGAGCCCGCGGTGGGCGATCGTGTGGGCCCGCGGCCCCGGCGACCCGGCCGTCCACGACACGGTCGGGGCGTTCACCGCGGCCACGGGGAACGACCGCACGAGCCTCGACGTCGTGGGGCGGAAGGTGCTCGGATCCGGCTGGCGGCTCACGAGCGAGATGCAGGCGCAGCAGGCCACGGTCGCCGTCGCGGTGCCCGCCGCGGTCGCGACGCTGCGCGGGGTGGCCACCGGCGCCCGCGTGATCGGCGCGACGGCCGGCTGAGGACGGCCGGACCGCGGTCGGGGGACCGCGGGACCGGCGACGGGGGACACGGTCGGGGACCGTGTCCCGGGGGAGCGGGCGGCGGGGCGGACGGGGTCCGTCCCGCCGTCGCCGCGCGCGGCCGCGGAGGCCACCCGACGGGGTCCGGGGGACATCCGTCCCCCGAAGGGGGAGGGGCGACGGGGCACAGGGTGCGTTTAGCATTGCCACCGTCACCACCCGCTGTTCACCCGTCGTACCCGCGATGGACGCTCCCGGACGAGGCCCACCCAGCCTGTCCTTCCCCGAGCCGTGGACCTGACGAGGTCTTCCCGGACCGCGTCGCACCCCGCATCACCCACCTGTAACCCGAAACGCAGGCACACACCCGATGAACCCGTCATCGGCGCAGGACAGTACCCGCCGTCCGCGCCCGAACGCGCCCACCCGCCCCTCCGACACCCCGCGACCGCTCGACGCGCTGCCCGGCACGCGATGAGCACCACGAGGAACCGCCCCGCGACCCGGGGCGAGCGCACCCGCCTGCGCACCGAGCGCCGCTCGGCGCACCGCCCGATCATCGGATCCGGCGTGGCACCCGTCGCGCCCGCCGTCCCGTCGGGCCGTCGCTGGGCCCGCGACTACCGCACCCGCCTCATGGCGAGCGACTGGGCGATCATCGTCGCCACCGTCCTCGTCGCCCAGTTCACGCGCTTCGGCACGGGGGACGCGGCCGTCGACGCCGGCTCGATGCAGCTCGACTACGGCATCGTCTCGGTGATCGTGGTGGCCGCGTGGATCGCCGTGCTCGGCGCCTTCCGCACCCGCGACGCCCGCATCGTGGGCGTCGGCGTCTCCGAGTACAA
This genomic interval from Clavibacter michiganensis contains the following:
- a CDS encoding right-handed parallel beta-helix repeat-containing protein yields the protein MNGTPRSLRSTSSTRSVRPRHAIALAVAAGLVLPAALVAAGPASAAGGQDLVAGTPVFSDAFTRSATGGWGTAPGSAAYAYDLPSAFRVNGTQGVVDLPRSGASVSATLPAAVSADAEATMKVMLPRIPSAGGGVYAGLQQRVTGSSYYQTSVRIDPAGDARLSVVRVNGSTAAQTTVVAEVVVARGLAPGKVLNVQSRVSGSSAVAVDARVWPLGAAVPAWQAAAVDSGAARLTAGSATRVWSYLSSSSPTQAVAFDDVTVRPLTTAASPVPTPTPTPTPTPTPTPTPTPTPTPTPTAPAPTSSDPEQTVPRGDARPGTGSGSAAVGTTTYPAPADGVYVSPTGSNTGAGTKASPYASIQKAVDAAPSGRTIVVRAGTYRETVVMPAGKALTLQSYPGEAVWLDGSRTLTSWTASGSIRYASGWDVTFDASPTYTRGAPDGTREGWAFVDPARPMAAHPDQVWIGQAAQRQVASLAQVTAGTFFVDTAADRLYLGSDPGSQTVRASDRVSALAVRGDGSTVRGIGVRRYAPSVPDMGAVVVTGRNVTLADVAITDNATTGLSVQSTDVTLRAVTSARNGMLGIHANYADRLRASQLLVADDNTEGFNRAPVSGGFKITRSRDVDVIDSAFLRSAGNGLWFDESIYDATVAGNDVLANTGNGVVFELSAQLAFVDNVAAGNGAAGLWIDDSGHAQVWANTFSGNRRDVDIAQGTRRAANLGEAGHDPRQQLPDPTVTWIVTDIQVADNVMQGSTGNALLAVEDHSHERSATQMGITTAGNVYQRDVASSPRWAIVWARGPGDPAVHDTVGAFTAATGNDRTSLDVVGRKVLGSGWRLTSEMQAQQATVAVAVPAAVATLRGVATGARVIGATAG